From Tautonia marina, the proteins below share one genomic window:
- a CDS encoding non-ribosomal peptide synthetase, producing MTRSPEQTEPAPLSFVQERLWLLEQLSIPPTTFQKTRVLRIVGPLDANRLRGAWLELLRRHEVLRSRIQTVEGVPGAVVVDVDDCPSLSVHDQSGWPDAGPEADRLIMEQARHPFDLAAELPIRATLIRVSSEDHLLVLSFHRIAVDPFSEDLILRDLGTRYRALDDAQALCGFTSFPRQYRAYATWQRSPAQEETRRRALAFWTNHLANAPDPLELPFDRPRQVDPGTTTARLAWSLAGSRLNDLRALGDAEGVPIATVILAGFEILLARMAGSEELVVGYPDDGRQHPDLQDLVGPVTNVLPLRANLSGSPTFRELVARNHGWIHEARAHHLLPSEILVETIRPVRSPAHHSLVSVQFAVEPQSDLEPSWSGFSLVQREIQSSPTGLELSLKLTDAGDTLLGVLEYDTGLFDPETADRVLGRLQIILDGAVADPDQTIDRLPILSKSELDRVVHEWNATQRDLPIETTLHHLIEDQVQKTPTQVAVLFPDVDDDGGVIPAALTFAELNQRANRLAHHLRSLGVGAETTVAVVAERSPELVIALLGVLKAGAAYLPLDPSAPASYLKGLLDDAQPNAIVTQPSLMETVMTLGQPAPLVELRFPDIEPPGSDENPEPINTPNHAAYLIYTSGSTGLPKGVINEHRAICNRLLWGQLTFPIGPGDRVLQKTPYTFDVSVWEFFWPLMTGACLVLARPDGHRDPSYIARLITRAQVTHCHFVPSMLGPFLDDPGAPGCLSTLRHVFSSGEALTADLRDRFFERLGSSVELHNLYGPTEAAVEVTYHHCHPDDRPGPVPIGRPIANARTYILDPHGQPQPIGVAGELFLGGLCVARGYLNRPELTIERFLVDPFEPAANARLYRTGDRARWLPDGSIEYLGRLDHQMKIRGVRIEPGEVEAALRRHPDVSEAAVVAYEDSVAGSWLAAYLVAPPGTLPPSAAVLRRFLSEELPEAAIPSAYVPLEALPLTTSGKLNRKALPSVQRGSFGGTTETPPPRDPVETALADCWSDILGVEAIGLGDDFFEMGGHSLAAARVMARIRLIFGVELPIRALFENPTLAALARRVSVALRDSISVGESVAAAGPLRRAQGSPTPVSPSQWRLWFLDQISPGLPSYNLSSAERLTGPLDEPALSRSLGEVVRRHEALRTVFRLDADTNPIPVVLPDNQPSWPLPIEDLSSVPDHERRSVLTKRLNTEGEVPFDLSVGPLFRARLVRLGPEDHVLQLTVHHIACDGWSLGLIWRDIAACYHNQTTGQFAPLPELAVTFGDFAAWQAGRLEGDAFRNRMDSWIDQLEDLPTVLELPTDRPRPSVASMKGGHVPIEVPGAVAQGLTNLARSEGASLFMVLLAAFAALLRRYSGQTDLAIGSPGAGRPHPDLDEVVGCFVNLLVMRVKLPGDPTFRELVREARETTLETMAHQDIPFERIVESLNPRRDPGQHPLIQAVFTVQDYPRPALGWGTLHASTVEFELDVAKFDLTLMMTVHRGTIRGQLGYNAEIFDGNTASRLVDHFQILLRDAVAQPDQPLSACSFLTDQERRQLASWNETTTDYPRERSLVELFHEQVAARPNFPAIEDGDRILSYRELRAHADRLATRLRAAGVSVGDKVGLLIDRSADAVIALLAVLKTGATYVPVAPDTPARRLEYLFRDSAASVVLVRQGETDRVPQTFTGSVIELGNAPCELDALEVVDPPVDASAPAYLIYTSGSTGLPKGVLVPHRAVVRLVVGTDYAALDASDRVALASTLAFDASTFEVWGALLHGGTLVVIARETLVNPAALRNLLVSKRITTLFLTTALFHQIAQSQPSTFGSLRHLLVGGEELDPAAARAVLQSSQPPCRLLNVYGPTESTTFATWHPVQVDEVAEGVHSVPIGRPIANTTAYVLDEHHRPLPVGLPGELWLGGDGLALGYHHAPELTAQRFVPNPFGDGSEPRLYRTGDRVRRLPDGTLVFLGRLDNQIKLRGFRVEPGEIEAALRRHPGVLDAAVVPQPDGSGGMRLVAFVVLDGSDGTADRLRPALRDELPEFLVPSLVVAVEALPMTSSGKIDRLALISRKLDDPEPTGAPSEALTEDEQTLLRLWQEVLPNRAIGPDDDFFDLGGHSLLATRLFARIEDEFGIRPPLTTLLAQSTVRRFAATLRKTIPSCSPSRLVAITPVDGAQLPPFVCFPGGFGRDGMLLGHGLSLASLARRLGPDAPFLSVTLGQVPSGQTFAALIPALAEQFLDDLKTVLPEGPYYLGGYSLGGLLALEVARRLIAEGHSMGMLALIDVFGPNYPKRRSRREWIGAHLKNLRNRSTTDRFKYFSEKIQSKIRPGTRLKTTPHSPEPRDEILWNSFEAYLQGLEPYPGRIVLFRAATQPQKARVSHEDATNGWGAIANGGVEVIECPGNHLTMLQPPHLGFLATALREALRNHSQ from the coding sequence GTGACACGGTCACCCGAGCAAACCGAGCCCGCTCCGCTTTCGTTCGTCCAAGAGCGCCTCTGGCTTCTTGAGCAACTTTCGATCCCACCAACCACCTTTCAGAAGACGCGAGTGCTCCGAATCGTCGGACCACTCGATGCGAACCGACTTCGTGGTGCCTGGCTCGAACTGCTTCGACGTCACGAGGTGCTCCGGTCACGGATCCAAACCGTGGAGGGAGTCCCCGGTGCCGTCGTGGTTGACGTCGATGACTGCCCCTCGCTCAGTGTTCATGATCAGAGCGGTTGGCCCGACGCGGGCCCTGAGGCTGATCGCCTGATCATGGAACAGGCGCGCCATCCGTTCGATCTGGCGGCGGAATTGCCCATCCGGGCCACGCTCATCCGCGTCTCCAGCGAAGACCACCTTCTTGTCCTGTCCTTCCACCGAATCGCGGTGGATCCCTTCTCTGAAGACCTCATCTTGCGGGACCTTGGGACCCGTTATCGCGCTCTCGACGACGCCCAAGCGCTCTGCGGCTTCACCTCGTTCCCACGGCAATACCGCGCCTATGCCACCTGGCAACGGTCTCCGGCTCAGGAGGAGACGCGGCGGCGAGCCCTTGCGTTTTGGACCAACCACCTGGCGAATGCGCCTGATCCGCTCGAACTGCCGTTCGACCGGCCCCGACAGGTTGATCCGGGAACGACCACGGCTCGGCTCGCGTGGTCGCTCGCTGGGTCAAGGCTCAATGACCTGCGAGCGCTTGGCGATGCGGAAGGAGTTCCGATCGCCACCGTGATCCTGGCGGGGTTTGAGATCCTCCTGGCTCGGATGGCGGGGAGCGAGGAGCTGGTTGTCGGCTACCCTGACGATGGGCGTCAGCATCCGGATCTGCAGGACCTGGTCGGACCGGTGACCAACGTGCTTCCGCTCCGTGCCAATCTCTCCGGCAGCCCGACCTTTCGGGAACTCGTGGCCAGGAATCACGGCTGGATTCACGAAGCACGGGCCCATCACCTGCTTCCCTCGGAAATCCTCGTCGAAACGATTCGGCCGGTACGATCGCCAGCCCATCATTCCCTCGTTTCGGTTCAATTTGCGGTCGAACCCCAGAGCGATCTTGAGCCGTCCTGGTCGGGATTCTCCCTGGTTCAACGCGAGATTCAATCAAGTCCGACCGGGCTCGAACTGAGTTTGAAGCTGACCGACGCCGGTGACACTCTGTTGGGTGTTCTCGAGTACGACACCGGCCTGTTCGATCCCGAAACCGCGGATCGCGTTCTCGGTCGGCTCCAGATCATCCTCGATGGCGCCGTGGCCGATCCCGATCAGACCATCGATCGCCTCCCAATTTTAAGCAAATCCGAATTGGATCGTGTGGTCCATGAATGGAACGCCACGCAGCGTGACCTCCCCATCGAAACCACCCTCCATCACCTGATCGAGGACCAGGTCCAAAAGACCCCGACTCAGGTGGCGGTGCTGTTCCCTGATGTGGACGACGACGGTGGGGTCATTCCCGCCGCACTGACCTTCGCGGAATTAAACCAACGAGCGAACCGCCTGGCGCATCACCTGCGATCGCTCGGGGTCGGCGCGGAAACCACAGTCGCGGTGGTCGCGGAACGGTCTCCTGAACTGGTGATCGCCTTGCTCGGGGTCCTCAAGGCGGGAGCGGCCTATCTTCCGCTCGACCCGTCCGCTCCCGCGTCCTACCTCAAAGGGTTACTGGACGATGCTCAGCCGAACGCCATCGTCACGCAACCGTCCTTGATGGAAACCGTGATGACCCTGGGTCAACCTGCTCCGCTTGTGGAGTTGAGGTTTCCTGACATCGAACCACCGGGATCCGACGAGAACCCCGAGCCGATCAACACCCCGAATCATGCAGCGTATCTGATTTACACCTCGGGCTCGACCGGCCTTCCCAAGGGTGTGATCAACGAGCACCGGGCCATCTGCAACCGATTGCTCTGGGGCCAGCTCACGTTCCCGATTGGCCCGGGAGACCGGGTCCTGCAAAAGACACCGTACACCTTCGATGTCTCGGTCTGGGAGTTCTTTTGGCCCTTGATGACCGGCGCCTGTCTGGTCCTCGCTCGGCCGGATGGACATCGCGATCCCTCTTACATTGCTCGACTCATCACGCGAGCCCAGGTCACGCACTGCCACTTCGTCCCCTCCATGTTGGGTCCCTTCCTGGACGATCCCGGCGCCCCAGGCTGTCTCTCAACACTCCGCCACGTCTTTTCGAGTGGTGAGGCCCTCACGGCGGACCTCCGCGATCGGTTCTTCGAGCGGCTTGGCTCCAGCGTGGAGCTGCACAATCTCTACGGGCCAACCGAAGCCGCGGTGGAAGTGACCTACCACCATTGCCATCCTGACGACCGCCCAGGACCCGTTCCGATTGGCCGACCCATCGCCAACGCACGGACGTACATTCTCGACCCCCACGGGCAACCGCAACCGATTGGCGTGGCGGGGGAGCTGTTTCTGGGGGGACTCTGCGTCGCCCGGGGATACCTCAATCGTCCTGAGCTGACCATCGAACGATTCCTCGTCGATCCCTTCGAACCGGCAGCCAACGCGCGGCTCTATCGCACGGGCGATCGGGCCCGCTGGTTACCGGATGGATCGATTGAGTACCTGGGTCGTCTCGATCATCAAATGAAGATCCGAGGCGTTCGTATTGAGCCCGGTGAAGTTGAGGCCGCACTGCGTCGCCATCCGGACGTGTCGGAGGCGGCGGTCGTGGCCTATGAGGATTCGGTCGCTGGTTCCTGGCTTGCGGCCTACCTGGTTGCTCCGCCTGGAACGCTCCCCCCGTCTGCCGCGGTTCTTCGCCGTTTTCTTTCCGAGGAACTCCCAGAGGCGGCGATTCCCTCCGCCTACGTCCCCCTCGAAGCCCTTCCGTTGACGACCAGCGGAAAGCTCAACCGCAAGGCATTGCCATCGGTGCAACGCGGCTCGTTTGGAGGGACCACCGAGACCCCCCCGCCTCGCGATCCCGTGGAAACCGCTTTGGCCGATTGCTGGTCCGACATCCTGGGTGTTGAGGCCATCGGCCTCGGGGACGATTTCTTCGAGATGGGCGGCCACTCCCTGGCTGCCGCGCGCGTCATGGCTCGCATTCGTCTCATCTTCGGCGTCGAGTTGCCCATCCGGGCCCTGTTCGAAAACCCAACGCTCGCCGCCCTGGCGCGTCGTGTCTCCGTTGCGCTGAGGGACTCAATAAGTGTGGGCGAGTCGGTTGCAGCCGCCGGCCCCCTTCGACGAGCCCAGGGATCGCCGACGCCCGTTTCGCCTTCGCAATGGCGTCTCTGGTTTCTGGACCAAATCTCCCCCGGCCTCCCAAGTTACAATCTCAGCTCGGCCGAACGGCTCACTGGTCCCCTCGACGAGCCCGCCTTGAGCCGGTCCCTGGGTGAGGTCGTGCGTCGCCACGAGGCCCTTCGGACGGTCTTCCGCCTCGATGCGGACACGAACCCGATTCCCGTGGTGCTGCCTGACAATCAGCCCTCGTGGCCCTTACCGATCGAGGATCTGTCATCGGTTCCCGACCACGAGCGTAGGTCGGTGCTCACGAAGCGGCTGAACACAGAGGGAGAGGTTCCCTTTGATCTGAGTGTCGGCCCTTTGTTCCGAGCCCGGCTTGTTCGACTCGGCCCGGAAGACCACGTCCTGCAATTGACCGTTCACCATATCGCCTGTGACGGCTGGTCACTGGGATTGATTTGGCGAGACATCGCCGCCTGTTATCACAACCAGACCACCGGACAGTTCGCACCATTGCCCGAACTCGCCGTGACCTTCGGTGACTTCGCGGCCTGGCAAGCCGGTCGGCTCGAGGGTGACGCCTTTCGCAACCGAATGGATTCCTGGATTGACCAACTTGAGGATCTTCCGACCGTCCTGGAATTGCCCACCGATCGACCACGACCCTCCGTGGCTTCCATGAAAGGAGGCCACGTTCCCATCGAGGTCCCTGGAGCGGTTGCCCAAGGACTGACGAACCTCGCCCGGTCTGAAGGGGCCTCGCTGTTCATGGTCCTCCTGGCCGCCTTTGCTGCACTCCTGCGTCGCTACTCCGGCCAAACCGATCTCGCAATCGGCTCTCCAGGAGCCGGTCGACCACACCCTGATCTCGACGAGGTCGTGGGGTGTTTTGTCAACTTGCTCGTCATGCGGGTCAAGCTTCCTGGAGATCCAACGTTTCGCGAGCTGGTCCGCGAAGCCCGGGAAACCACCTTGGAGACAATGGCGCACCAGGACATTCCGTTCGAACGCATCGTTGAATCGTTAAACCCACGTCGTGATCCAGGCCAGCACCCCCTGATCCAGGCCGTCTTCACCGTGCAGGATTATCCCCGTCCAGCCCTCGGCTGGGGGACGCTTCACGCTTCGACAGTTGAATTTGAGCTCGATGTTGCAAAATTCGATCTCACCTTGATGATGACCGTCCACCGGGGCACGATTCGCGGCCAGCTTGGGTATAACGCGGAGATCTTTGATGGCAACACGGCTTCCCGGCTGGTCGACCACTTCCAGATCCTGCTCCGTGACGCGGTCGCGCAACCCGACCAACCGCTTTCCGCGTGTTCGTTCTTGACCGACCAGGAACGCCGGCAACTGGCCTCCTGGAATGAGACCACGACCGATTACCCTCGAGAGCGATCGCTCGTCGAACTCTTTCATGAGCAGGTCGCAGCCCGCCCCAACTTCCCCGCCATCGAGGATGGTGACCGCATCCTCTCCTACCGAGAACTGCGGGCTCACGCCGACCGCCTGGCCACCCGACTTCGAGCTGCCGGCGTATCGGTCGGCGATAAGGTTGGTCTCTTGATCGATCGGTCGGCCGACGCGGTGATCGCCTTGCTCGCGGTGCTCAAAACGGGGGCCACGTACGTCCCCGTGGCGCCCGACACCCCCGCGCGGCGTCTGGAGTATCTGTTCCGCGATTCTGCTGCTTCCGTGGTTCTTGTGCGTCAGGGTGAAACCGATCGCGTTCCCCAGACGTTCACGGGAAGCGTGATCGAACTGGGCAACGCCCCCTGCGAGCTCGACGCACTGGAGGTCGTTGATCCACCTGTCGACGCCAGTGCCCCGGCTTACCTCATCTACACCTCGGGTTCGACCGGACTCCCCAAGGGCGTCCTCGTTCCGCACCGTGCCGTTGTCCGCCTGGTCGTCGGAACCGACTATGCCGCACTTGATGCCTCTGATCGGGTTGCGCTGGCTTCAACCCTGGCCTTCGATGCCTCGACCTTCGAAGTCTGGGGAGCCTTGCTCCACGGCGGCACCCTCGTGGTCATCGCTCGGGAGACGCTTGTCAACCCTGCGGCCCTTCGCAACCTTCTGGTCTCGAAGCGGATCACAACCCTCTTCCTGACCACCGCGTTGTTTCACCAGATCGCCCAAAGTCAGCCCTCGACCTTCGGATCGCTTCGTCATCTCCTCGTCGGCGGGGAGGAGCTTGATCCCGCCGCAGCTCGGGCGGTTCTCCAGTCATCTCAGCCTCCCTGCCGCCTGCTCAATGTTTACGGACCCACGGAATCAACCACCTTTGCCACCTGGCACCCGGTCCAGGTGGACGAGGTGGCCGAAGGGGTCCACTCCGTACCCATCGGCCGACCGATCGCGAATACAACGGCCTACGTGCTCGACGAGCATCACCGTCCGCTCCCCGTCGGTCTCCCAGGAGAACTTTGGCTCGGAGGTGACGGACTTGCGCTCGGCTACCATCATGCGCCGGAACTGACGGCTCAGCGGTTCGTCCCCAACCCGTTCGGAGACGGTTCCGAACCCCGACTCTACCGCACGGGGGATCGCGTTCGCCGCCTCCCGGACGGAACTCTCGTCTTCCTCGGCCGACTCGACAACCAGATCAAGCTACGGGGATTCCGTGTCGAACCTGGGGAGATCGAGGCTGCGTTGCGACGCCATCCCGGTGTGCTCGACGCGGCGGTCGTTCCTCAACCCGACGGCTCGGGGGGAATGCGCCTGGTCGCCTTCGTGGTGCTTGACGGCTCGGACGGAACGGCCGATCGTCTGCGCCCAGCGCTGCGAGACGAACTGCCTGAATTCCTCGTGCCATCGCTCGTCGTCGCGGTCGAGGCGTTGCCGATGACTTCCAGCGGCAAGATCGATCGCCTCGCCCTGATCAGTCGGAAGCTGGACGATCCCGAACCCACCGGTGCGCCCTCGGAAGCGCTGACCGAGGATGAGCAAACGCTCCTGCGTCTCTGGCAGGAGGTCCTCCCCAATCGTGCCATCGGACCTGACGACGATTTCTTCGACCTCGGCGGCCACTCCTTGCTCGCCACGCGGCTGTTCGCCCGGATCGAGGACGAGTTCGGAATCCGCCCTCCTCTGACCACGCTCCTCGCTCAGTCAACCGTGCGTCGGTTCGCCGCAACCCTCCGGAAAACGATCCCCTCCTGCTCTCCCTCGCGGCTTGTCGCGATCACGCCCGTCGACGGAGCCCAGCTTCCCCCCTTCGTTTGCTTTCCAGGAGGCTTCGGCCGAGACGGCATGCTCCTCGGGCACGGCCTCTCTTTGGCATCCCTTGCCCGGCGTCTGGGACCAGATGCCCCCTTCTTGAGTGTGACCCTGGGCCAGGTTCCGTCGGGACAAACCTTCGCCGCACTGATCCCTGCCCTTGCCGAGCAGTTCCTCGACGACCTGAAAACCGTCCTCCCTGAGGGGCCATACTATCTGGGCGGATACTCCCTGGGAGGTCTGTTGGCGCTGGAGGTGGCACGGCGCCTCATCGCGGAGGGACATTCCATGGGGATGCTTGCGCTGATCGACGTGTTTGGGCCGAATTATCCCAAACGGCGCAGTCGACGGGAGTGGATCGGAGCCCACCTGAAAAACCTGCGGAACCGCTCCACGACGGATCGATTCAAGTATTTCTCCGAGAAAATTCAGAGCAAGATCCGCCCCGGAACCAGGCTCAAAACCACCCCGCACTCCCCTGAGCCTCGTGACGAGATTCTCTGGAACTCGTTCGAGGCTTACCTCCAAGGTCTCGAGCCCTACCCCGGTCGGATTGTCCTGTTCCGCGCAGCGACCCAACCCCAGAAGGCCCGCGTCTCCCACGAGGATGCGACCAACGGATGGGGAGCCATCGCAAACGGAGGTGTTGAGGTGATTGAATGCCCTGGAAACCACCTCACAATGCTCCAGCCACCTCATCTGGGGTTTCTGGCCACAGCCCTCAGAGAAGCCCTCAGAAACCACAGCCAATGA